The following coding sequences are from one Acidobacteriota bacterium window:
- a CDS encoding hydroxymethylglutaryl-CoA lyase, whose translation MTKRRFVLHEVGPRDGLQVEKRTVPTATKRAWIERLLDSGVDVVQAGSFVNPERVPQMADTDELFRQLAARPAGKGVLSGLVLNEKGLDRALLCGVPLVCLGVSASDTHSRKNTGMGTEEATRRIVATAKKAVEAGRAVQVSVQSAFGCGFEGAVPEERVLAIVKEYLAAGFRRISLADTAGHAYPEQVERLYGAIAALAPDAEPACHFHDTYGLGMANVWAAMRSGAVSFESSFAGLGGCPFTKVAAGNVATEDLVAGWQRSGLRPDVNLGALIEVARSVSAFFDREMPGRVHRTGPVPTGPKNAEVPA comes from the coding sequence ATGACGAAACGCCGGTTCGTCCTTCACGAAGTCGGGCCGCGCGACGGCCTCCAGGTCGAGAAGCGGACGGTTCCCACGGCGACGAAGCGTGCGTGGATCGAGAGGCTCCTCGACTCGGGCGTCGACGTCGTGCAGGCCGGATCGTTCGTCAACCCGGAGAGAGTCCCGCAGATGGCGGACACGGACGAGCTGTTCCGCCAGCTTGCCGCGCGGCCGGCGGGGAAGGGCGTGCTCTCGGGCCTCGTCCTGAACGAAAAGGGCCTCGACCGCGCGCTCCTCTGCGGCGTCCCGCTCGTCTGCCTCGGTGTTTCCGCGAGCGACACGCACAGCCGCAAGAACACCGGGATGGGAACGGAGGAGGCGACGCGCCGGATCGTCGCGACCGCGAAGAAGGCCGTCGAGGCGGGCCGCGCCGTGCAGGTGTCCGTCCAGTCCGCGTTCGGCTGCGGCTTCGAGGGTGCCGTGCCCGAAGAGAGAGTCCTTGCGATCGTGAAGGAATACCTCGCGGCTGGCTTCCGGCGCATCTCCCTCGCGGACACGGCCGGGCACGCGTACCCCGAGCAGGTCGAGAGGCTCTACGGGGCGATCGCCGCGCTGGCGCCCGACGCCGAGCCCGCCTGCCACTTCCACGACACGTACGGGCTCGGCATGGCGAACGTCTGGGCCGCGATGCGCTCGGGCGCCGTGTCGTTCGAGTCCTCGTTCGCCGGGCTCGGGGGCTGCCCGTTCACGAAGGTCGCGGCGGGGAACGTCGCGACCGAGGACCTCGTCGCCGGCTGGCAGCGGTCGGGCCTCCGTCCCGACGTGAACCTCGGCGCGCTGATCGAGGTCGCCCGTTCGGTCTCGGCGTTCTTCGATCGGGAGATGCCCGGGCGCGTCCACAGGACGGGGCCCGTGCCGACGGGTCCGAAGAACGCGGAGGTCCCGGCGTGA
- a CDS encoding CoA transferase has translation MTKRALEGVRVLDLTNVLSGPYATLHLSLLGAEVIKIENPADGDLARKLGNVPKLNKELMGTSFLAQNANKKSITLNLKKKEAKEIFLKLVAGADAVVENFRPGVMTRLGVGWDAMRAVNPRLVYCAISGFGQDGPDADKPAYDQIIQGLSGTMSVNGDERLNPLRCGFPVCDTVGGLTAAFAIMTALYHRERTGEGQMIDVALLDAVMPLMGWVAANLLIGGQQPVLMGNDNFTAAPSGVFRTGDGFINIAANKQEQWESVCDALGVSELKTDERFAERDTRKKNRRELTPLLEAKLAGKTTKDWVAILNARDVPSGEILGLDEALHQPQVVHRGTLQTVDAPGIGPIPLFNLPALFGATPAAVEAPPPRLGAHTAEILGRLGYSDDALTELRRNGVI, from the coding sequence GTGACGAAGAGAGCGCTCGAGGGAGTCCGCGTCCTGGACCTGACGAACGTCCTGTCCGGCCCGTACGCGACGCTGCACCTTTCGCTCCTCGGCGCCGAGGTGATCAAGATCGAGAACCCGGCGGACGGCGACCTCGCGCGAAAGCTCGGCAACGTCCCGAAGCTCAACAAGGAGCTGATGGGGACGAGCTTCCTCGCGCAGAACGCGAACAAGAAGTCGATCACGCTGAACCTGAAGAAGAAGGAAGCGAAGGAGATCTTCCTCAAGCTCGTCGCGGGGGCCGACGCCGTCGTCGAGAACTTCCGCCCCGGCGTCATGACGCGTCTCGGCGTGGGCTGGGACGCGATGCGCGCCGTAAACCCGCGCCTCGTCTACTGCGCGATCTCGGGCTTCGGGCAGGACGGGCCCGACGCGGACAAGCCCGCGTACGACCAGATCATCCAGGGCCTCTCCGGCACCATGTCCGTGAACGGCGACGAGCGCCTCAACCCGCTCCGCTGCGGCTTCCCCGTCTGCGACACGGTCGGCGGGCTCACGGCGGCGTTCGCGATCATGACGGCCCTCTACCACCGCGAGCGAACGGGCGAGGGGCAGATGATCGACGTCGCGCTCCTCGACGCGGTCATGCCGCTCATGGGCTGGGTCGCGGCGAACCTCCTGATCGGCGGGCAGCAGCCGGTCCTCATGGGGAACGACAACTTCACCGCCGCGCCGAGCGGCGTGTTCCGGACGGGCGACGGGTTCATCAACATCGCGGCGAACAAGCAGGAGCAATGGGAGTCGGTCTGCGACGCTCTCGGCGTTTCTGAACTGAAGACGGACGAGAGGTTCGCCGAGCGCGACACGCGCAAGAAGAACCGCAGGGAGCTGACGCCACTCCTCGAGGCGAAGCTCGCGGGAAAGACGACGAAGGACTGGGTCGCGATCCTGAACGCGAGGGACGTCCCGTCGGGCGAGATCCTCGGGCTCGACGAGGCGCTCCACCAGCCGCAGGTCGTTCACCGAGGGACGCTGCAGACGGTCGACGCGCCCGGCATTGGGCCGATTCCGCTCTTCAACCTCCCGGCGCTCTTCGGCGCGACGCCGGCCGCCGTCGAGGCGCCGCCGCCGCGCCTCGGAGCGCACACGGCCGAGATCCTCGGCCGGCTCGGCTACTCCGACGACGCTCTCACAGAACTCAGGCGAAACGGCGTCATCTGA
- a CDS encoding OmpA family protein gives MTKTGLAILVVLLGSGVALAAKPDRAGCTDHALFPTRMPNYRIGSCEVKEFDAYTFRVTGGKKQRVEGKFTFITYVVDDRKDDQSGLAVVRNYENALKKIGGTVQGTDSQRWVTLSAVVDGKEVWAEAEKGNSAIWLRIVEKQSMEQHVVADAASFGNDLKAAGHVAVEGIYFDTAKSVLKPESTPALKEVAKLLAADPALKLWVVGHTDAIGAVDGNMKLSQARAEAVVAALTTVHGVAAARLKGYGVGPLAPIATNDNEEGRAKNRRVELVRQ, from the coding sequence ATGACGAAGACCGGGCTCGCGATTCTCGTGGTCCTTCTCGGCTCCGGAGTCGCACTCGCGGCAAAGCCCGACAGGGCGGGATGCACCGATCACGCGCTCTTCCCGACGCGGATGCCGAACTACCGCATCGGGTCGTGCGAGGTGAAGGAGTTCGACGCGTACACGTTCCGCGTCACCGGCGGGAAGAAGCAGAGGGTCGAGGGGAAGTTCACGTTCATCACGTATGTGGTCGACGACCGCAAGGACGACCAGTCCGGGCTCGCCGTCGTCCGCAACTACGAGAACGCGCTGAAGAAGATCGGGGGCACGGTGCAGGGAACCGACTCCCAGCGATGGGTCACCCTTTCGGCGGTCGTCGACGGAAAGGAAGTCTGGGCCGAGGCCGAGAAAGGGAACTCGGCGATCTGGCTTCGCATCGTCGAGAAGCAGTCCATGGAGCAGCACGTCGTCGCGGACGCGGCGTCCTTCGGGAACGACCTCAAGGCGGCGGGGCACGTCGCCGTCGAGGGAATCTACTTCGACACGGCCAAGTCGGTTCTCAAGCCGGAGTCGACTCCGGCCCTGAAGGAAGTCGCGAAGCTCCTGGCGGCCGATCCGGCGCTGAAGCTCTGGGTCGTCGGGCACACGGACGCGATCGGGGCGGTCGACGGCAACATGAAGCTCTCGCAGGCGCGGGCCGAGGCCGTCGTCGCGGCGCTGACGACCGTGCACGGAGTCGCGGCTGCGCGGCTGAAGGGCTACGGCGTCGGGCCGCTCGCCCCGATCGCCACGAACGACAACGAGGAGGGGCGCGCGAAGAACCGCCGCGTGGAGCTCGTCCGGCAGTAG
- the yfcC gene encoding putative basic amino acid antiporter YfcC gives MSDATQAPERRIRMPHTLVIVGSLIVFVLVLSWLVPSGTYQTMEKAGRQVTIPGTYQRVAKVVLGPQWLVIAPIRGFLDGSLIIAFLILIGGAFNVIQTTGIVELGIRRITAALASRPRLEKLMVPVLMTIFSLAGSVFGMSEEVIPFILICVPLALSLGYDSIVGVSIPFLGAAAGFGAAFFNPFTVGLAQGLVGLPLYSGLGYRVITWFVCTGVIVGWVMVYAARVKRRPESSPVYALDQARDRSAFDASAPPEPWTFRRILVVVLFLAGMVALVWGILQAQWFIEEIGALFLAMGLLMGAVAGLKPDEIATSFVAGAKDMVNVTLIIACGRALLIIAREARVLDTILYASSGVISMLPTVVAAQVMFVVQAVINFFIHSGTAQAALTMPIMAPLADLVGLTRQTTVYAYQLCELINPILPTSAVTMGVLGMAKIPWETWARWFLPLMLTLCALSFLLLVPPVLMHWGPF, from the coding sequence ATGAGCGACGCAACCCAGGCGCCCGAGCGCCGCATCCGCATGCCCCACACCCTCGTGATCGTGGGGAGCCTCATCGTCTTCGTCCTCGTCCTGTCCTGGCTCGTGCCCTCGGGCACCTACCAGACGATGGAGAAGGCGGGCCGGCAGGTGACGATCCCCGGCACTTACCAGCGCGTCGCGAAGGTCGTCCTCGGCCCGCAGTGGCTCGTCATCGCGCCGATCCGCGGCTTCCTCGACGGCTCGCTCATCATCGCCTTCCTCATCCTGATCGGCGGCGCGTTCAACGTCATCCAGACGACGGGCATCGTCGAGCTCGGCATCCGCAGGATCACGGCGGCGCTCGCGTCGAGGCCGCGCCTCGAGAAGCTGATGGTCCCGGTGCTCATGACGATTTTCTCGCTCGCGGGATCCGTCTTCGGCATGTCCGAGGAGGTCATCCCGTTCATCCTCATCTGCGTCCCGCTCGCCCTCTCGCTCGGGTACGACTCGATCGTCGGCGTCTCGATTCCCTTCCTCGGCGCGGCGGCGGGGTTCGGCGCGGCCTTCTTCAACCCGTTCACGGTCGGCCTCGCGCAGGGGCTGGTCGGGCTGCCGCTCTACTCCGGTCTCGGCTACCGGGTGATCACGTGGTTCGTCTGCACGGGTGTGATCGTCGGGTGGGTGATGGTCTACGCCGCGCGCGTCAAGCGCCGGCCGGAGTCCAGCCCCGTGTACGCGCTGGACCAGGCTCGCGACCGGAGCGCGTTCGACGCGAGCGCGCCGCCCGAGCCCTGGACCTTCCGGCGGATCCTCGTGGTCGTCCTCTTCCTTGCGGGCATGGTCGCGCTCGTGTGGGGAATCCTGCAGGCGCAGTGGTTCATCGAGGAGATCGGCGCGCTGTTTCTTGCGATGGGCCTCCTGATGGGCGCCGTCGCGGGCCTCAAGCCCGACGAGATCGCGACGAGCTTCGTCGCGGGCGCGAAGGACATGGTCAACGTCACGCTGATCATCGCGTGCGGGCGTGCGCTCCTCATCATCGCGCGCGAGGCGAGGGTGCTCGACACGATCCTCTACGCCAGCTCGGGCGTCATCTCCATGCTGCCGACGGTCGTGGCCGCGCAGGTGATGTTCGTCGTCCAGGCGGTCATCAACTTCTTCATCCATTCCGGGACGGCGCAGGCCGCCCTCACGATGCCCATCATGGCGCCGCTCGCCGACCTCGTCGGGCTCACGCGCCAGACGACGGTGTACGCGTACCAGCTCTGCGAGCTCATCAACCCGATCCTGCCGACGTCCGCCGTCACGATGGGCGTCCTCGGGATGGCGAAGATCCCGTGGGAGACGTGGGCGCGCTGGTTCCTGCCGCTGATGCTGACGCTGTGCGCCCTCTCGTTTCTCCTGCTGGTTCCGCCGGTCCTGATGCATTGGGGGCCGTTCTAG
- a CDS encoding succinylglutamate desuccinylase/aspartoacylase family protein — translation MVSFARLLLAAALSAGEPGVLPENHHKLEKTVSYAQMEAFLGSVDGKGPVRVSVEGRTAQGRAVYLVHLSTAPPGAAPAWKVLFYAQQHGDEISGKDALLYLIREIARKPSLLPPDVDLWILPMMNPDGAEAGTRRNAAGADLNRDHIALEQPETQALHRVVRRVRPHVAVDSHEFGRDPKAWRAKGWRKWPDITMDGLNNPLFDRSIVAAAKRWVDEAAAAEADAGHPFLRYWVGEPPPDGEQRHSAPDVDSGLNAVGMYGGLSFIIEAAAFESGAPAGDLGNRVDAYLVLYRRFLSGGSRRAEDLAAITRARTRPLPAFLPTNYLWVNPGAKVTEFPVVEASTGRVLKVPTANLMTEMAVKTTVPTPLGYAVVPGAAEVFKPVLERHGIPFETLAASRTVSAETSTLLRVEDTFDEVYSRYAGRQIVRRGEARTAELGAGSLWIPLEGEAAVRAALVLEPAALYGLYEYPQFRALAGKDGTLPVLRVVRPEATIP, via the coding sequence ATGGTGTCTTTCGCTCGGCTTCTCCTCGCCGCCGCCCTGTCCGCCGGGGAGCCCGGCGTCCTTCCCGAGAACCACCACAAGCTCGAGAAGACGGTCTCCTACGCGCAGATGGAGGCGTTCCTCGGCTCCGTCGACGGCAAGGGCCCGGTTCGCGTATCGGTGGAGGGCCGCACCGCGCAGGGACGCGCCGTGTATCTCGTTCACCTGTCGACCGCGCCGCCGGGCGCGGCGCCCGCATGGAAGGTCCTCTTCTACGCGCAGCAGCACGGCGACGAGATCTCCGGCAAGGACGCGCTTCTCTATCTCATCCGGGAGATCGCGCGGAAGCCGTCGCTCCTGCCGCCGGACGTGGACCTCTGGATCCTGCCGATGATGAATCCCGACGGCGCGGAGGCCGGGACGCGCCGCAACGCCGCCGGCGCGGACCTCAACCGCGACCACATCGCGCTCGAGCAACCGGAGACACAGGCCCTCCACCGCGTCGTCCGCCGCGTGCGGCCCCACGTTGCGGTGGACTCCCACGAGTTCGGCCGCGACCCGAAGGCGTGGCGGGCGAAGGGCTGGCGGAAGTGGCCCGACATCACGATGGACGGGCTGAACAACCCGCTCTTCGATCGCAGCATCGTCGCGGCGGCAAAACGCTGGGTCGACGAGGCGGCCGCCGCCGAAGCGGACGCGGGCCACCCCTTCCTGCGCTACTGGGTGGGCGAGCCGCCGCCGGACGGCGAGCAGCGCCACTCGGCGCCCGACGTCGACAGCGGCCTGAACGCCGTCGGAATGTACGGCGGCCTCTCCTTCATCATCGAGGCGGCCGCGTTCGAGAGCGGCGCGCCCGCCGGAGACCTCGGAAATCGCGTGGACGCGTACCTCGTCCTCTACCGCCGCTTCCTGTCGGGCGGCAGCCGCCGCGCGGAGGACCTCGCCGCGATCACGCGCGCGCGGACGAGGCCTCTTCCCGCGTTCCTTCCGACGAACTATCTCTGGGTGAACCCGGGCGCGAAGGTGACGGAGTTCCCCGTCGTCGAGGCGTCGACGGGCCGCGTCCTCAAGGTCCCGACCGCGAACCTGATGACGGAGATGGCGGTCAAGACGACGGTTCCGACGCCGCTGGGCTACGCGGTCGTCCCCGGGGCCGCCGAGGTGTTCAAGCCCGTGCTCGAGAGGCACGGGATTCCGTTCGAGACTCTCGCCGCGTCGCGCACGGTGAGCGCTGAGACCTCGACGCTGCTCCGCGTCGAGGACACGTTCGACGAGGTCTACAGCCGGTACGCGGGGCGCCAGATCGTCCGCCGCGGCGAGGCGCGGACGGCCGAACTCGGGGCGGGAAGTCTCTGGATCCCGCTCGAGGGCGAGGCCGCCGTGCGGGCCGCGCTCGTCCTCGAGCCGGCTGCGCTCTACGGCCTCTACGAATATCCGCAGTTCCGCGCTCTCGCCGGGAAGGACGGGACGCTCCCGGTCCTGCGCGTCGTCCGTCCCGAGGCCACGATCCCGTGA
- the menC gene encoding o-succinylbenzoate synthase, whose amino-acid sequence MDRVDLVLVRLPFVSPFAISTAVWTTKDALLLRLESGGVTGWGECVADPDPFYAAETTTTARHILKDFLLPLVAPGITLGELERRMRHVRGNAMARATLENAVLDLIAKAKGVPLHALLGAPRKKIMSGISIGLQESPAALVAAVADAVAKKYHRVKMKIQKGKDLDYVRAVRERFPSLPLMVDANGDYRLDDAAHLAGLDAFGLTMIEQPLSYSDIYQHALLQKSLKTPLCLDESIHSLDDAAAAIALGGCRILNLKQGRVGGILESMRILEHAAAREVPVWSGGMDETGIGRAVNIHLQTLDGFTLPGDTSETSRYFHEDLVEPGVVLDAEGFIDVPEGPGFGARVVEERLAHLKLSEERIL is encoded by the coding sequence ATCGACCGCGTCGACCTCGTCCTCGTGAGGCTGCCGTTCGTCAGCCCGTTCGCGATCTCGACGGCCGTCTGGACGACGAAGGACGCGCTGCTGCTCCGGCTCGAGTCCGGCGGCGTCACGGGATGGGGCGAGTGCGTCGCCGATCCCGACCCGTTCTACGCGGCCGAGACGACGACGACCGCGCGGCACATCCTCAAGGACTTCCTCCTGCCGCTCGTCGCGCCCGGAATCACGCTCGGCGAGCTCGAGCGACGGATGCGCCACGTGCGCGGGAACGCGATGGCGCGCGCCACGCTGGAGAATGCCGTCCTCGACCTCATTGCGAAGGCAAAGGGCGTCCCGCTCCACGCGCTGCTCGGTGCGCCGCGGAAGAAGATCATGTCCGGCATCAGCATCGGCCTTCAGGAATCGCCCGCCGCGCTCGTCGCGGCCGTTGCGGACGCGGTCGCGAAGAAGTACCACCGCGTCAAGATGAAGATCCAGAAAGGCAAGGACCTCGACTACGTGCGCGCGGTGCGAGAGAGGTTTCCGAGCCTTCCGCTCATGGTGGACGCGAACGGCGACTACCGGCTCGACGACGCGGCGCACCTCGCCGGGCTCGACGCGTTCGGCCTCACGATGATCGAGCAGCCGCTGTCGTACAGCGACATCTATCAGCATGCGCTGTTGCAGAAGTCCCTCAAGACTCCGCTCTGCCTCGACGAGTCGATCCACTCTCTCGACGACGCCGCGGCCGCGATCGCGCTCGGCGGCTGCCGGATCCTCAACCTCAAGCAGGGCCGGGTCGGCGGAATCCTCGAGTCGATGCGCATCCTCGAGCACGCGGCGGCGCGCGAGGTCCCGGTCTGGTCGGGAGGGATGGACGAGACGGGCATCGGGCGCGCGGTCAACATCCACCTGCAGACGCTGGACGGCTTCACGCTGCCGGGGGACACCTCCGAGACGAGCCGCTATTTCCACGAGGACCTCGTCGAGCCAGGCGTCGTCCTCGACGCCGAAGGGTTCATCGACGTGCCGGAAGGGCCGGGCTTCGGCGCGCGCGTCGTCGAGGAACGGCTCGCACATTTGAAGCTGTCGGAAGAGAGAATTCTTTGA
- a CDS encoding M20/M25/M40 family metallo-hydrolase encodes MSAGRWRRPSLAAVAALCGCFAVSAAAQAPLSSPSKSSSSSSPSADFIRVSTVEPLPPPIAAAVAALRAPALAAHVGFLASPALEGRGLAARGLDAAAEYAAAHLALAGIPPLSEKTYFQPVPLREITAGTGAIEVERRRGDDVDRRAFLSGVDALIPQIPARSFTGTVVFAGYGIRETAPERDDYRGLDVKGKIVVLLGGAPEGAAWRTPALVERWAAEKADDRYTAKRELAQRLGALAVLAVEGDDWATKILPKNKPDEKTFWRLADDGLDADGILLARVSPAVGAALLGGPAAGAPRALPGVTVTLRTSGKERTLVARNVAGVLAGSDPKLAGEAIVLGAHLDHLGIVDGTIHPGADDNASGVAALLEIARAFAASRERPKRTLVFVFWTGEEEGKFGSAHWVRHPLWPLAKTAVYMNLDMIGHPWTPDEMQKLVADAGLADGGRFLEGLKPADFAEPGVADFAPDLGPVLAQAARGIGVSLHLDRTPGVHGGSDYRDFARARVPFLRFFGNFFKGYHEPLDTPAEVDAREVEKTARLALATAWLLADR; translated from the coding sequence ATGAGCGCCGGACGCTGGCGACGTCCGTCCCTTGCGGCCGTCGCCGCGCTTTGCGGCTGCTTCGCCGTTTCGGCCGCGGCGCAGGCACCGCTGTCTTCACCTTCTAAGAGCTCTTCCTCTTCGTCCCCTTCCGCCGACTTCATCCGCGTCTCGACGGTCGAGCCGCTGCCGCCTCCGATCGCGGCGGCCGTTGCGGCGCTTCGCGCTCCGGCGCTCGCCGCGCACGTCGGGTTCCTCGCGTCGCCCGCACTCGAGGGCCGCGGCCTCGCGGCGCGCGGTCTCGACGCCGCCGCCGAATACGCTGCGGCCCACCTCGCGCTCGCCGGGATTCCGCCGCTTTCGGAGAAGACGTACTTCCAGCCGGTGCCGCTGCGCGAGATCACGGCCGGGACCGGCGCGATCGAGGTCGAGCGGCGGCGCGGGGACGACGTCGACCGCCGTGCCTTCCTGTCTGGCGTGGACGCGCTGATCCCGCAAATCCCGGCGCGGAGCTTCACGGGAACCGTCGTCTTCGCAGGCTACGGCATCCGCGAGACGGCGCCGGAACGCGACGACTACCGCGGCCTCGACGTGAAGGGAAAGATCGTCGTCCTCCTCGGCGGCGCGCCCGAAGGCGCCGCCTGGCGGACGCCGGCGCTCGTGGAGCGCTGGGCCGCGGAGAAGGCCGACGACCGGTACACGGCCAAGCGGGAGCTCGCGCAGCGACTCGGCGCGCTCGCGGTCCTCGCGGTCGAGGGCGACGACTGGGCCACGAAGATCCTGCCGAAGAACAAGCCCGACGAGAAGACGTTCTGGCGCCTCGCGGACGACGGGCTCGACGCCGACGGGATCCTCCTCGCCCGGGTCTCGCCGGCCGTGGGCGCGGCGCTGCTCGGCGGACCCGCCGCAGGGGCGCCGCGCGCGCTGCCGGGCGTGACGGTGACGCTCCGGACGAGCGGGAAAGAGCGGACGCTCGTCGCCCGGAACGTCGCCGGAGTCCTCGCGGGCTCGGACCCGAAGCTCGCGGGCGAGGCCATCGTCCTCGGCGCGCACCTCGACCACCTCGGCATCGTGGACGGCACGATTCATCCGGGCGCCGACGACAACGCCTCCGGCGTCGCCGCGCTCCTCGAGATCGCGCGGGCCTTCGCCGCCTCGCGCGAGCGGCCGAAGCGCACGCTCGTCTTCGTCTTCTGGACCGGAGAAGAGGAGGGGAAGTTCGGCTCGGCCCACTGGGTCCGCCACCCGCTCTGGCCGCTCGCGAAGACGGCGGTCTACATGAACCTCGACATGATCGGGCACCCGTGGACGCCCGACGAGATGCAGAAGCTCGTGGCCGACGCGGGGCTCGCGGACGGCGGGCGCTTTCTCGAGGGCCTGAAGCCCGCGGACTTCGCCGAGCCCGGAGTCGCCGACTTCGCGCCCGACCTCGGGCCCGTTCTCGCGCAGGCCGCGCGGGGGATCGGCGTGTCCCTGCACCTCGACCGGACGCCGGGAGTCCACGGCGGGAGCGACTACCGCGACTTCGCGCGCGCGCGCGTCCCGTTCCTGCGTTTCTTCGGGAACTTCTTCAAGGGCTACCACGAGCCCCTCGACACGCCCGCGGAGGTCGACGCGCGCGAGGTCGAGAAGACGGCGCGGCTCGCCCTCGCGACGGCCTGGCTGCTCGCGGACCGCTGA
- a CDS encoding CapA family protein, translating into MRAALLAVLLAGSAAAFAQAPEAAPWDDRVTRLLREEPGDVIVTAVGDMIFNEKISGLPEPDHRNLLRLLHEADVAYGNLEFSINEHPELQKPFYNFRVGREFAWEVAATGINLVSLANNHALDFGTPGLLDSMKALEQSGITFAGAGRTLAEARAPARKKIQGQKTRLALLSYMRYWTDRYRCADPAGPCLATINPAVILVAKEDGKVEAVEGPIEDDVKAMEDDVVLAKRHNDVVLVSLHVHDVSHSRAFGIQDTTPKNEEITFRRAVDAGADLVLGTGPHVLRGIEIYKGKPIFYSLGDFIYQYRTPKRIPADIVHQRDSEIERPTNVSFKDRRDPRQVMESVVVRLTMNKEKLRRIELVPVTIDDEGPLYGVPRLANAKRGKEIIELLQRLSAPYGTKIVSKGWYGEVELGP; encoded by the coding sequence GTGAGAGCCGCGCTCCTCGCGGTTCTCCTCGCCGGATCGGCAGCGGCCTTCGCACAGGCGCCCGAGGCCGCCCCGTGGGACGACCGGGTCACCCGGCTCCTCCGGGAAGAGCCGGGCGACGTCATCGTGACGGCCGTCGGCGACATGATCTTCAACGAGAAGATCAGCGGCCTGCCCGAGCCCGATCACCGGAACCTCCTCCGGCTCCTGCACGAGGCGGACGTCGCGTACGGAAACCTCGAGTTCTCGATCAACGAGCACCCCGAGCTGCAGAAGCCGTTCTACAACTTCCGCGTGGGCCGGGAGTTCGCCTGGGAAGTGGCCGCGACGGGGATCAACCTCGTGAGCCTTGCCAACAATCACGCGCTCGATTTCGGCACGCCGGGTCTCCTGGACTCCATGAAGGCCCTCGAGCAGTCGGGGATCACGTTCGCCGGCGCCGGGCGCACGCTCGCCGAGGCGCGCGCGCCCGCGCGGAAGAAGATCCAGGGCCAGAAGACGCGTCTCGCGCTCCTCTCGTACATGCGTTACTGGACCGACCGCTACCGCTGCGCCGACCCCGCGGGGCCCTGCCTTGCCACGATCAACCCGGCCGTGATTCTCGTGGCGAAAGAGGACGGGAAGGTCGAGGCGGTCGAGGGCCCGATCGAGGACGACGTGAAGGCGATGGAGGACGACGTCGTCCTCGCGAAGAGGCACAACGACGTCGTCCTGGTCTCGCTGCACGTTCACGACGTCAGCCACTCCCGGGCTTTCGGCATCCAGGACACGACGCCGAAGAACGAGGAAATCACGTTCCGCCGGGCCGTCGACGCCGGAGCGGATCTCGTCCTCGGAACCGGCCCCCACGTCCTCCGGGGCATCGAGATCTACAAGGGCAAGCCCATCTTCTACAGCCTCGGGGATTTCATCTACCAGTACAGGACCCCGAAGAGGATCCCCGCCGACATCGTCCACCAGCGGGACTCCGAGATCGAGCGCCCGACGAACGTCTCGTTCAAGGACCGCCGGGACCCCCGCCAGGTCATGGAGAGCGTCGTGGTCCGGCTCACGATGAACAAGGAGAAGCTGCGGCGAATCGAGCTCGTGCCCGTGACGATCGACGACGAGGGGCCCCTGTACGGCGTCCCGCGCCTGGCGAACGCGAAGAGAGGTAAGGAGATCATCGAGCTCCTCCAGCGGCTCTCCGCGCCCTACGGGACGAAGATCGTCTCGAAGGGCTGGTACGGCGAGGTGGAGCTCGGTCCCTAG
- a CDS encoding cyanophycinase yields the protein MKARLPLTILLASLCASLACAQAPAPAAAPPPARTGNLVLIGGGEKPDDAMKKFVELAGGPDAPIVAIPTASSEEDAADYYEKLFREKYGCTKMVSLRIKTREDAVRTDYAELAGKARGIFFGGGDQVRITKALLDTPVGKAIADAYVGGAVVGGTSAGTACQSKLMITGEGDFTGIRAKSVEILEGLGFFPGVVVDQHFVKRQRENRLFSVILEHPELLGVGVDETSAIWVRPDRTFQVMGKSSVMVFDAAGAVVARQPDAAGKDLLGVHGLKVHVLLPGEVFDLNSRSVRK from the coding sequence GTGAAGGCACGTCTCCCGCTGACGATTCTCCTCGCGTCCCTCTGCGCCTCGCTGGCCTGCGCCCAGGCCCCCGCCCCCGCGGCGGCTCCTCCCCCGGCGCGAACCGGAAACCTCGTGCTGATCGGCGGCGGCGAAAAGCCGGACGACGCGATGAAGAAGTTCGTCGAGCTCGCCGGCGGGCCGGACGCGCCGATCGTCGCGATCCCGACGGCCTCGTCGGAGGAGGACGCGGCCGACTACTACGAGAAGCTGTTCAGGGAGAAGTACGGCTGCACGAAGATGGTTTCGCTCCGGATCAAGACGCGCGAGGACGCCGTGCGCACCGACTATGCCGAGCTCGCCGGCAAGGCGCGCGGCATCTTCTTCGGAGGCGGCGACCAGGTCCGCATCACGAAGGCGCTCCTCGACACGCCGGTCGGCAAGGCGATCGCGGACGCCTACGTGGGCGGGGCCGTCGTCGGCGGCACCTCGGCCGGGACCGCCTGCCAGAGCAAGCTCATGATCACGGGCGAAGGCGACTTCACCGGTATCCGGGCGAAGAGCGTCGAGATCCTCGAGGGGCTCGGCTTTTTCCCCGGCGTCGTCGTCGACCAGCACTTCGTCAAGCGCCAGCGAGAGAACCGCCTCTTCTCCGTGATCCTCGAGCACCCCGAGCTCCTCGGCGTCGGCGTGGACGAGACGTCGGCGATCTGGGTGCGTCCGGACCGCACGTTCCAGGTGATGGGCAAGAGCTCCGTGATGGTCTTCGACGCCGCGGGCGCGGTCGTCGCCCGTCAGCCGGACGCGGCCGGGAAAGACCTGCTCGGCGTCCACGGGCTGAAGGTCCACGTCCTCCTGCCGGGAGAAGTCTTCGACCTGAACTCGCGGAGCGTGCGCAAGTGA